Proteins from a single region of Candidatus Rubrimentiphilum sp.:
- a CDS encoding aspartate aminotransferase family protein, producing the protein MTPIPGERSFELAHLLRKYESRNVTHLSDESPVFWESSGGSTVTDVDGNEYIDLTAGFGVANAGHSNPNVAAAISQQAARLMHAMGDVHPAEIKVRLLEKLAAITPGNLTKTFLASSGADAVEAAMKTAMLATGKSAFAAFRGSYHGLSIGTLEISGIKKFREPFLAWLPEKTLLLDYPKNARGGEQSLEYARRAFSRRYDLAAVIVEPVQGRGGCIVPPKNYLAGLREICRERGLLMICDEIYTGFGRTGTMFACDYENIVPDILCVGKAMANGFPISAAIATPDVMDAWPPSDGEALHTSTHLGNPMGCAAALASIAEIEERNLPKRTAELGVVLGSRLESLRVSGKAAGIRGRGLMWGIELHDPAHARSAVERALKRGVILLQAGEEGNTLSLTPPLVIPEDELMRAVDVVESCL; encoded by the coding sequence TTGACTCCAATACCAGGCGAGCGCAGTTTCGAGCTCGCGCACCTCTTGCGCAAGTACGAATCGCGCAATGTCACGCACCTGAGCGACGAGTCTCCAGTTTTTTGGGAGTCTTCCGGCGGTTCGACCGTCACCGACGTTGACGGTAACGAATACATCGACCTCACAGCCGGGTTCGGCGTCGCGAACGCCGGGCATAGCAATCCGAACGTTGCCGCAGCCATATCGCAGCAAGCGGCGCGCTTGATGCACGCCATGGGTGACGTGCATCCGGCCGAGATCAAAGTCCGCTTACTTGAGAAACTGGCCGCGATCACACCCGGCAATCTCACGAAGACATTTTTGGCTTCGAGCGGCGCCGATGCGGTCGAAGCCGCGATGAAGACTGCCATGCTTGCCACCGGCAAGTCCGCCTTCGCTGCATTTCGCGGCTCGTATCACGGTCTCTCGATTGGAACGCTCGAGATCTCCGGCATCAAAAAGTTTCGCGAGCCCTTCTTGGCTTGGCTTCCGGAGAAGACGCTGTTGCTCGATTACCCGAAAAATGCGCGCGGCGGGGAGCAGTCGCTGGAGTATGCGCGGCGCGCCTTTTCGCGACGCTACGATCTCGCGGCGGTGATCGTCGAGCCGGTGCAGGGGCGCGGCGGCTGCATCGTGCCGCCGAAGAATTATCTGGCCGGCCTGCGCGAGATTTGCCGCGAACGCGGGCTGCTGATGATCTGCGACGAGATCTACACCGGCTTCGGACGCACGGGAACGATGTTTGCCTGCGATTATGAAAACATCGTCCCGGATATTCTTTGCGTAGGGAAAGCCATGGCCAACGGCTTTCCGATCTCCGCTGCGATCGCCACGCCGGATGTGATGGACGCCTGGCCGCCGTCGGACGGCGAGGCGCTGCACACGTCCACGCACCTCGGGAATCCGATGGGATGCGCGGCGGCGCTGGCCAGTATCGCCGAAATCGAAGAACGCAATCTGCCAAAGCGCACAGCGGAGCTGGGCGTGGTGCTTGGATCCAGACTGGAAAGTCTTCGCGTCTCCGGCAAGGCAGCCGGCATTCGCGGCAGAGGTTTGATGTGGGGCATCGAACTGCACGACCCGGCCCACGCCCGTTCGGCAGTCGAACGCGCCCTGAAACGGGGCGTCATTCTTCTGCAGGCCGGCGAAGAGGGCAACACGCTCTCACTTACGCCCCCGCTCGTCATCCCGGAGGACGAACTCATGCGCGCCGTCGACGTCGTCGAATCATGCCTGTAA
- a CDS encoding Gfo/Idh/MocA family oxidoreductase produces MPVKYKVGIAGGGFGVRGHLPAFSAHSRFEVVALASPHSAKKAAQERKIPHAFESCEAMLKGCDLDVVSIASPPFTHHDSVLASLAAGKHVICEKPFAMSVKEAEEMLAASKRSGTATAVMHEFRWVPQRFALKELIANGHIAPLREFELTQLNGMVNLKSQRKRSWWFERDKGGGIAGALLSHLVDSANWMAARAPVRSSGYIRTANPQRTDAEGSFTSTADDGAFALIDYGGGLVARVSVDGTTAVNSLTIAAHGENRTAVASGDGLHSMRLFSVDDDETSELECKPSPNARFAVIDAHIPPLMDLLDEFVKEIETKESIVPTFTEAVATQRVLASVGFGS; encoded by the coding sequence ATGCCTGTAAAGTACAAAGTCGGAATCGCCGGCGGCGGGTTCGGCGTGCGCGGCCACTTGCCGGCGTTCAGCGCCCACTCGCGCTTCGAGGTCGTGGCGCTCGCTTCGCCGCACAGCGCGAAAAAGGCCGCGCAAGAGCGGAAAATTCCGCACGCCTTCGAGAGCTGCGAGGCGATGCTGAAAGGGTGCGACCTCGACGTCGTCTCGATCGCAAGTCCGCCGTTCACGCACCACGACAGCGTGCTCGCGTCGCTCGCCGCCGGAAAGCACGTGATCTGCGAAAAGCCGTTCGCGATGTCCGTTAAGGAAGCCGAAGAGATGCTCGCGGCCTCAAAGCGCTCGGGCACGGCCACCGCAGTGATGCACGAATTCCGCTGGGTGCCGCAGCGCTTTGCGCTCAAGGAGCTGATCGCCAACGGACACATCGCGCCGCTGCGCGAGTTCGAGCTGACGCAACTCAACGGCATGGTGAATCTGAAGTCGCAGCGCAAGCGAAGCTGGTGGTTCGAGCGCGACAAGGGCGGCGGGATCGCAGGCGCCCTTCTCTCGCATCTCGTCGACAGCGCCAATTGGATGGCCGCGCGAGCGCCGGTGCGCAGCTCGGGCTATATTCGAACGGCTAATCCCCAGCGGACCGACGCCGAAGGCTCGTTCACCAGCACGGCCGATGACGGCGCCTTTGCGTTAATCGATTACGGCGGCGGCCTTGTTGCGCGCGTCAGCGTCGACGGCACCACGGCGGTGAATTCGCTCACGATCGCCGCGCACGGCGAAAACCGCACCGCGGTCGCCAGCGGCGACGGCCTTCATTCGATGCGGCTGTTCAGCGTGGACGACGACGAAACGTCCGAACTCGAGTGCAAGCCCTCGCCGAACGCGCGCTTTGCCGTCATCGATGCGCACATTCCGCCGCTGATGGATTTGCTGGACGAATTCGTGAAAGAGATCGAAACCAAGGAGAGCATCGTGCCGACGTTTACCGAGGCCGTGGCGACGCAGCGCGTACTCGCCTCCGTGGGGTTCGGGAGCTAA
- a CDS encoding CoA-binding protein: protein MILGTIAERQDLLARSKTIAMVGASANPLRPSYTVFSYLRTQGRFTVTPINPTITAIDGVKAYPSLTAYAAENGPPDIVDVFRKPSEVVELTREAIAVDAKAIWFQYGVVNQEAIDLADRAGLDVVVDRCVKVESARFNGGLATSGLNSGLITSRRRT, encoded by the coding sequence ATGATCCTCGGCACGATCGCGGAGCGCCAAGACTTGCTGGCGCGCAGCAAGACGATAGCAATGGTCGGCGCATCGGCAAACCCCCTGCGTCCGAGCTACACCGTTTTCAGTTACCTGCGCACCCAAGGGCGCTTTACCGTGACGCCGATAAACCCAACGATTACCGCGATCGACGGCGTGAAAGCCTATCCGTCGCTTACAGCTTATGCGGCCGAAAACGGCCCTCCCGATATCGTGGATGTCTTCCGTAAGCCGAGCGAAGTCGTTGAACTGACGCGCGAAGCTATTGCGGTAGACGCCAAGGCGATCTGGTTCCAATACGGCGTCGTCAACCAAGAGGCAATCGATCTCGCGGACCGGGCGGGGCTCGACGTCGTCGTCGATCGCTGCGTGAAAGTTGAATCGGCACGCTTCAACGGCGGGCTGGCAACCAGCGGCTTAAATAGCGGACTGATAACGAGCCGCCGCCGGACGTGA
- a CDS encoding O-acetylhomoserine aminocarboxypropyltransferase/cysteine synthase family protein, protein MQDRQFGFATRAIHAGTPPDPVTGSRVMPLYQTAAYVFGSTEQAAELFQLRSYGHIYSRISNPTVAAFEERMASLEGGLGAVAFSSGLAAQLGVVLSLAQNGDHLLCSQNIYGGTVTQFTVLLKRLGIDSTFVPVDDHAAIRAAVRPNTKLIFAETIGNPGGTVADLHALAEIAHQAGLPLVVDNTFATPYLCRPIEHGADLVVHSATKFISGHGTVIGGVLVESGRFPWDSGRFPLLSEPSPGYHDKVFTETFGEYAFLMRARAEILRDVGAQMAPMDAWLLLLGLETLPIRMEAHVRNAVAIAEFLSKRPEVEWVSYPGFASHPQHALAKKYLPRGAGSIFTFGIKGGREAGRRFIDALELWSHLANVGDMKSLVIHPASTTHSQLSDEDMRKAGVAPESIRLSVGLEDLADLTWDLDNALRAAACHPEVSSSHPEVSKDPEVTKGQVITTK, encoded by the coding sequence ATGCAAGATCGTCAGTTCGGGTTCGCGACCCGTGCCATCCACGCGGGTACGCCCCCGGACCCGGTTACGGGCTCCCGCGTCATGCCTCTTTACCAAACCGCGGCCTACGTCTTCGGTTCCACCGAACAGGCGGCCGAACTCTTCCAGCTGCGCAGTTACGGCCACATTTACAGCCGCATCAGCAACCCAACCGTCGCGGCCTTTGAGGAGCGCATGGCGAGTCTGGAGGGCGGACTGGGCGCGGTCGCGTTTTCCAGCGGCCTTGCGGCCCAGTTGGGCGTCGTGCTCTCGCTCGCGCAAAACGGCGATCATCTGCTGTGCTCGCAGAATATTTACGGCGGCACGGTAACGCAGTTCACCGTACTGCTGAAACGGCTGGGGATCGACAGTACGTTCGTGCCCGTGGACGATCACGCGGCCATCCGCGCGGCGGTGCGGCCGAATACGAAGTTGATCTTTGCCGAAACGATCGGCAACCCGGGCGGAACGGTCGCCGATTTGCATGCGCTCGCGGAAATCGCGCACCAGGCCGGCCTGCCGCTCGTGGTCGACAACACCTTTGCGACGCCGTACCTCTGCCGCCCGATCGAACACGGCGCCGATCTGGTCGTTCACTCGGCGACAAAGTTTATTTCCGGACACGGCACCGTCATCGGCGGCGTGCTGGTTGAGTCCGGGCGCTTTCCGTGGGATAGCGGACGGTTTCCGCTGCTCTCCGAGCCCAGCCCGGGGTACCACGACAAAGTCTTCACCGAAACGTTCGGTGAGTACGCATTCCTCATGCGGGCGCGCGCCGAGATTCTTCGCGACGTCGGCGCGCAGATGGCGCCGATGGACGCGTGGCTGCTGCTGCTCGGCCTGGAGACGCTGCCGATTCGCATGGAAGCGCACGTTCGCAACGCCGTTGCCATCGCGGAGTTCCTGTCCAAACGGCCGGAGGTCGAGTGGGTGAGTTACCCGGGCTTCGCTTCGCATCCCCAACACGCACTGGCGAAAAAGTATCTTCCGCGCGGCGCGGGTTCGATCTTTACGTTCGGCATTAAAGGCGGCCGCGAAGCCGGACGGCGCTTCATCGATGCGCTCGAATTGTGGAGCCACCTCGCCAACGTCGGCGACATGAAGAGTTTGGTGATTCATCCGGCTTCGACGACGCACTCTCAACTTTCCGACGAAGATATGCGCAAGGCCGGCGTCGCGCCGGAAAGCATCCGGCTTTCGGTGGGCCTGGAAGATCTCGCCGATCTCACTTGGGATCTGGACAACGCGTTACGCGCCGCTGCTTGTCATCCTGAGGTGTCAAGTAGTCATCCTGAGGTATCGAAGGACCCTGAGGTAACGAAGGGCCAGGTCATAACCACAAAATGA
- a CDS encoding acyl-CoA reductase, translating into MLSARDIVRAIADAASRWSDADFPARVRATQRVAERTGYSIPVVEYAFDRLFFSITQEALTATIEDELGGLDILDEFMPRQGRTDAWAQPIGNVCIISSRTTIGVALPAAIFALCAKCDVLVKDREDSLVAGFFETLCEEDEHFRNAARAEAWSSDDSGIPDLRSFDMVVAFGRDETLEQIRGALNPEARFAGFGSRASAGYITREALSDAAAAKTIARGAARDLVLYETEGCLSLHILFAENGGRVSVAAFSEFLEKEIEDASVEFPRAENPARVVQARALAAFRSAVAVPPPVLEAPQFLPRTLSAIAVDAPAEALEYLRRHAIPLEGFAIAGDRDDVNALAIAAGAVRLSGFGELQHPPLHGNHGGRPCIADFVKWVDKTF; encoded by the coding sequence ATGCTCTCAGCTCGAGACATCGTGCGCGCGATCGCGGACGCAGCCTCACGTTGGAGCGACGCCGATTTTCCGGCGCGCGTGCGCGCGACGCAACGTGTAGCCGAACGCACCGGCTACTCGATTCCCGTCGTCGAGTACGCGTTCGACCGGCTCTTCTTCTCGATCACGCAAGAGGCACTTACTGCTACGATCGAAGACGAACTTGGTGGGCTCGACATTCTCGACGAGTTCATGCCGCGCCAAGGCCGCACCGACGCGTGGGCGCAGCCGATCGGCAACGTGTGCATCATCTCGAGCCGGACAACCATCGGCGTTGCGCTGCCCGCGGCGATCTTTGCGCTGTGCGCCAAATGCGATGTGCTGGTAAAGGACCGCGAAGACTCGCTCGTCGCCGGGTTTTTCGAAACGCTATGTGAGGAAGACGAACATTTCCGAAACGCCGCCCGGGCCGAAGCCTGGAGCTCTGACGATAGCGGCATCCCCGATCTTCGTTCTTTCGATATGGTCGTTGCCTTTGGACGGGATGAGACGCTCGAACAGATTCGCGGCGCGCTCAATCCGGAAGCGCGTTTCGCCGGCTTCGGATCGCGCGCGAGCGCGGGGTACATCACGCGTGAAGCACTCTCCGATGCGGCTGCGGCAAAAACGATTGCGCGCGGCGCGGCCCGCGATCTCGTCTTGTATGAAACCGAAGGCTGTCTCTCCCTGCACATTCTCTTCGCCGAAAACGGCGGCCGCGTCTCTGTTGCCGCGTTCTCGGAGTTCCTCGAAAAAGAGATTGAAGACGCGAGCGTTGAGTTTCCGCGCGCCGAGAACCCGGCACGCGTCGTGCAAGCCCGCGCGCTCGCCGCATTCCGCAGCGCCGTAGCCGTCCCGCCGCCGGTACTCGAGGCGCCGCAATTCTTGCCACGTACGCTCAGCGCGATTGCCGTGGACGCTCCGGCCGAAGCTCTGGAGTACTTGCGCCGCCATGCGATTCCACTCGAAGGCTTTGCCATTGCAGGCGACCGCGATGACGTTAACGCGCTGGCAATTGCCGCGGGGGCAGTGCGCCTGAGCGGTTTCGGCGAACTGCAGCATCCGCCGCTCCACGGGAATCACGGCGGGCGTCCGTGTATCGCCGACTTCGTTAAATGGGTGGACAAAACGTTTTGA